AACCCGGTGCGGCGCATCGCGAACGGGCACAAAGCGGTTATGCCCCAATTCTGCCCCTGGGGGCCCAGCGGATCGGGCGGCGCACCGATCGACAGGCCGGTGAGCAGATCGCCGCGCCGGCTCCACGCCTGCGCTCCGCCCGCGTCCATGCCGACCGCGAGATCCGCGATCAGGCCGACGCGCATCCCCGCATCACGCGCCGCCTGCTGCGCGCGCGCGAGGCTTTCTGCGCTCAGCCATTGCAGGAAGGCGTAGAAGGTGACGGCGTCGTTCTGCTCTGCGGCGAAGCGTGCGACGGCTGGACCGGCGGGGTCGTGGAAGGCGGCGGGCCAGTCCTGCCATCCCTTCGCGCCGCCCTGCGCAAAGAAATGCGCGTGCAGCGCGTCGAACCGCGCCTGCGCTTCCAGTTCGGCGCGCTCGCGGCGCGCCGCCGCGACCCGCGCGTGCACGTCCGGCGAGGCCGCCTCGAACGCGTGGCGCAGCATCGCCAGCCTTGCGGGCAGTGCCTGTGCCCAGTCGATCAGCGCCGGGGCATCGCCCGGCGCCGCGACGCCGACCAGCGCCGGCTCGGCGAGCAACGCGTGGTGAAATAGCCGCGAGGAGGGGGCATACGGACTGAAGCGCGTCGCGTCCGCCGGAAACAGCGCATGCGTCGGGCTGATCGCCAGCGCCGCTGCTCCCGCCGCTCCGAAGGCGCGCGCCGCGTCCGCGAGCGTGCCGAGATCACCATAGGCCGTCTGGCCATCGCCACGCAGCGCGGGGATCTGCACCGCGGCACCCCATAGCCGTCCCGGCGGCAGCGCCCGGCAGCGTGGTGGCGCGATGGCAAGGTCGATCACCCGGTCGCCGATGCGCAGCGTGTGGTATCCCGGCCGATCGATCGGCGCGAGCAGGCCGCCCGCGACCGCGACGGCATGTGTGTCGCCATCCTCGAACGTCAGTGTCGCCGCGCCGTCGCTACCATCGCCCAGATGCACGGGCGTGCCGACATCGGCGCTGACGAACGTCCGTTCGCCGCTGCGGGTGTCGAGCGTCGCGAGGATCGCGTCCAGCGTTCTGTCCGCGACGATATGGTGCCGGCCGTCGGCATCCTCCCACGTGCGGCACAGGCCGACCGCCGCGGCACGATCGTGAAGATCCGTCATAGCGACCCGCCTATCATGCCTGACCGATTAAGCCTTTCGCCGGTCCGCAGATGCCACCGCTCAGGCGCCTGCGGCACCGCGGATACCGAACCTGGCCCGGCGTGACGGATCCGCCGGGTCACCGGGCGATCCATGCCGCGAACCGCTCATCCTCGGCGTGGAGCAACTCGCCCTCGGCACCGGGCAGGGACGCCGGCGTCTCGCCGAGGTCGACCGCGATCGTCAGCACGGCGCCATCGCCAAGCCGCCAGCGCGCCATCACCGCCGCGTCGCCGGTCGCCTCCGCACCCAGCGATGTCGCGTCGTCGAGGTGCGGTGCGATATACGCCGCCCGCAGCGCGAGAAGATCGCGGTACAACGTCCGCCAGCGGTCGGCATCCGGCCCGGGCTGCGGACGCGATGCTTCGAAGGTCGCGGGAGCGTTGGGATCGGGAATGCGCGCACGTGCCGCCTCGTCGGCAAAAGCATCGAACTTGGCGAATTCCCTGCGCCGCCCTTCGCGCACCGCGTCGGCGAGATCGTCGTGGAAATCGGTGAAGAACAGGAACGGCGTCTCGCTCCCCTCCGGCTCTCCCATGAACAGCATGGGGATGTGCGGGCACAGCAGCAGCAACGCGGTCGCCGCGCGGAGCTTGGCGGCATCCGTCAGCCGGATCAGCCGATCGCCCATCGCGCGATTGCCGACCTGGTCGTGGTTCTGCAGGAACGACACGAACCGCGTCGGCGACAGATGCGCGCTCGGCGTGCCACGCGGCTTGCCGTCGTGATTCGCCGATCCTTCGCCCTGATAGATGAACCCTTCGGCGAGACAACGCGCCAAACGCGCCGCGGGCCGGTCGGCGAAATCCGCGTAATAGGCGCTGGTTTCGCCGGTCAGCAGCACATGGAGCACGTTGTGGAAATCGTCGTTCCACTGCGCATCGAACGCGCCCTCGCGCAGGCGGTCGGCGTCGTTTCGCTCGTTTTCGAGCACCAGATGGACGTGACGGTCGGGAAGTGCAGCCCGGATTTCGCGCGCCATCGCGTCGAGGAAGGCGTCGTTGGCGATGGCGTGCACCGCGTCGAAGCGCAGCCCGTCGACGCGATAGTCGTCGAGCCACATCAGGGCATTGTCGACGAAGAAGCGACGCACCGCCGGCTGGTCGACCGCGACCGCGCCGCCCCAGGGGGTGTGTACGTGGGCGTCGAAAAACGCCTTTGCGTAGGCGTTCAGGTAATTTCCATCAGGGCCGAAGTGGTTGTAGACGACGTCGAGGAACACCGACAGGCCGTGGCCGTGCGCTGCATCGACGAGCGCCCGGAGGTCGTCGGGCGTGCCGTAGCTTTCGGCGACGGCATAGGGCAGCACGCCGTCATAGCCCCAGTTGCGCTGTCCCCCGAACGCGTTGACCGGCATCAGCTCGATCGCGGTGATGCCGAGCGCCGCCCAGTCGGCGAGCTGCGCCATGACGCCGCGAAAGCCGCCGAGCGTTCCCGCATGCACTTCGAGCAGCACCGTTTGCGCCCACGGCCGACCGCGCCAGTCGGCATGCCGCCATGCGTAGGCGGGGTCGATAACCAGGCTCCAGCCATGGACGCCGTCCGCCTGCGCGCGCGACGCCGGGTCAGGGACGGCGGTGTCCGCGTCCAGCCGGAAGCGATAGCGGCTGCCCGCCGGCGCGCACGCCTCCGCCGCGAACCAGCCGGCATCCAGTCGCGTCATCGCCACGGTATCGCCGCCGTCGATCTCCAGCGTCACCGTATCGCGGTCGGGCGCCCAGAGCGCAAAGCGCGTGCGATCGCCGCCCAGCGGCTGGGGTCCCCATCTCACGCCTCCAGCGCTCCCGTCCAGGTCAGCAGCACCGCCCCCTGCGGCGCGACCTCATAGTCGTCGCCGATCGCGACCTCGCCCTGCTTGGGCTTCGCGCTGTCGATCAGGACGATCCGTGTCGCATGGGGTGGCGGCAGGCGGAAGGTGAGCGGCTCGGCCGATCCGTTGACCAACAGCGACACCGCCTCCAGCTCGCCCGCGTCGTTGCGGGTCGCGCGGCGCATCATCAGCGCCCGCCCATCGGGATTGTCCCAATCTTCCGGGGTGAGTTGCTGCCCGCGCTCGTCCCACCATTCGATGTCGTTGATGCCGTGGCCCGGCGAATCCTGTCCGTACAGGAAGGTCGCGGCACGCAGCACGGGGTAGCGGCGGCGCAATTCGGTCAGCCGCGCGACATAATCGATCTGGCGCTGCCCCTCCTCGGACGCGGCGGCGTCCCAGTCGAGCCAGCTGATCGCATTGTCCTGGCAATAGGCATTGTTGTTGCCCTGCTGCGTGCGGCCGAATTCGTCGCCCGCGACCAGCATCGGCGTGCCGAGCGAGGCGAGCAGCGTCGTTAGCATCGACCGCATCACGCGCCCGCGCGCATCGTTGATCGCGGGATCGTCGGTGGGCCCTTCCGCGCCCCAGTTGCGCGAATAATTTTCCGAATGGCCGTCGCGATTGTCTTCCTTGTTCGCCTCGTTGTGCCGCTCTTCGTACATGACGGTGTCCGCGAGCGTGTAGCCGTCGTGCGCGGCGAGCATGTTGATGCTCGCCCATGGCCGCCGCGCGCGCCGGTCGAACAGGTCGCCCGATCCCGACAATCGTGCCGCCAGGTCGCCGCGCTGACCCGGATCGCCGCGCCAGAAGCGGCGCACCGTGTCGCGATATTTGTCGTTCCATTCGGCGAAGCCGGGCGGGAAGTTGCCGAGCTGGTAACCGCCCGGCCCGACATCCCAGGGCTCGCCCATCAATTTGAGGCGGCCGAGCACCGGATCCTGCCGCACCACGTCGAAAAAGGCGGCGCCGGGGTCGAAGCCGTCATCCTCGCGCCCCAGAGTCAGCCCCAGGTCGAAACGGAAACCGTCGATCCCGAAGCTCGTCGCCCAGTAGCGCAGCGAATCCGCGACCATCTGGATGACGCGCGCCTTGCTGAGGTTGAGCGTATTGCCCGTGCCGGTGTCGTTGATCGCATAGCGCGGCTGATCCTTGACCAGCCGGTAATAGCTCGCATTGTCCAGCCCGCGCCACGACAGCGTCGGGCCCTTCTCGCTGCCCTCGCACGTGTGGTTGTAGACGACGTCGAGGATAACTTCGATTCCCGCCTTGTGCAGGCGGTGGACCGCACGGCGCAGCTCGTCCTGATGGTCCGACGCCATATAGGCCTGCTCGGGCGCAAAGAAACCGAGCGTGTTGTAGCCCCAGTAGTTCTTCAGCCCCTTTTCCTGCAGGAACCGGTCCTGGGTAAAGGCGTGGATCGGCATCAGCTCCAGCGCGGTGACGCCGATCCGCTTCAGATGCGCGATCACCGCGGGATGGCCGAGCGCGGCGTATGTGCCGCGTTCGCGTGCGGGGACCAGCTCCATCAGCTTGGTCAGCCCCTTGACGTGCGCCTCGTAGATCACCGTTTCCGACCAAGGCGTGTTGGGCCGCCGGTCGCGCGACCAGTCCCAATGATCGTCGACGACGACCGCCTTGGGCATCGCGGGCGCGCTGTCGCGCTTGTCGAAGGACAGATCCTCCTTCGCATGGCCGACCTTGTAGCCGTGGAGCGCGTCGGTCCACCGGATCTGCCCGGCGAGCTTGCGCGCATAGGGGTCGAGCAGCAGCTTGTTCGGGTTGAACCGATGCCCTTCCTCCGGCGCGTAGCGGCCGTGCGCGCGATAGCCGTAGAGCAGGCCCGGCTCCGCATCCGGCAGGTAACCGTGGAACACTTCGTCGGTACATTCGGGCAAGGCGATCCGTCCGACCTCGCGCTTGCCCGACGGGTCGAACAGGCAGAGCTCGATGGCGTCGGCGTTGGCGGAAAAGACCGCGAAATTGACGCCCAGCCCGTCGAAGGTCGCGCCAAGCGGGTAGGGCGAGCCCGGCTCGAGCCGGTTCGGCAAGGATTGCACCGTCGATTGACCCCTTCTGATTATGCCGCCCTAACGCAGGTGCAGCATGGAGGGTCCCGCCCGCTTGATCGAGATCAGCGCGGTGGTTTGCTGAGGAATCGCGATCCGACCGCGCAGAAGCGCCATGGCGTCTCTACGCCGACGCTGATCCCGATCCGGCGCCCGGCGTGGAGCGTGGGCGCATCGCCGCCCGCAAGCAGCGCGAAGGGCGGCCGGTCGAGTGGCGCGCCGTCCAGCGCCTTGTCGATGCCGAGCGCCTGGCACAGCCGCCCAGGCCCGGCGCAGAGCAGGCGCGGATCGTCGAGGCCGCGCCGCGCGACCATATGGTCGATACCGTGGACGGGCTCGATCGCGCGGATCAGCACCGCGCTGCCCGGGCGGCACACGACGTTGAGACACCAGTGTAGCCCGTAGCTGCGATAGACATAGGCACGGCCCGCCGGCCCGAACATCGCCGCGTTGCGCGGCGTGGGGCCGCGAAAGCTGTGCGCTGCGGGGTCGTCGGCGGCATAGGCTTCCGTCTCGACGATCCGCCCGCCGACCCCGTCGACCAACAGCGTCGCGCCGACGAGCGCGCGGGCGACGGTTTCGACGTCGCGATCGAAGAAGGCGGAGGGCAGGACCGTCATGGTTGTGCAGCCTGCCCGTTTCCGGCAGGCCGTGCCACGATGTCGATCACGTCGATCGGGTCAGCGCGGCGCGGGCTTCGCCGCCGCGGCGCGGCTGCCATAGGCGATGCGGCGCAGCAACGTTTCGGCCGGGCCCATCGGATGATGCGCGAGCCACTGGCGGCAGAAGATCGCCGAAACGATCCAGATGCCCCCTGCGATCAGCCACAATTGCGCGAGCGTGAAGGCGCCGACGAGCCCGAAACCGTAGAACAGGATCGAGCCGAGGATCGCCTGCAGGCAATAGACGCTGAGCGTCATCCGGCCGAGCGCGCGCAGCGTCACCGCCTCGCCCAGCGCGCCGCTGCGGAACAGCAGGGCGATCGCGCCGACATGGCCGAGCGTGACGAGCAGGCGCGCGGGCTGGAACAGCCCTTCCGATATCGCCCACAGCGCAGGGCTGGCAACGGGCAGGCTCATGTCGAGTCCGCTGCGCGCGAGCAGCGCGACGTGGAAGCCGCGCAGCGCCAGACCGCCGCCATAGCCGAGTACGGCCATAACCACATAAGTGCGCGTCTGCGCCTGCCCCGTCAGGATGCCCGCGCGGAACAGCGCCATGCCGACCAGCATGAACGCGAGGCTTTCGGCGACGTCGACCCAGCCGGTGACGGTCAGGTTCTCGGTCGTCCAATAGCCTTCGCTCCAGTGGAGCAGCGAGCGGACATGGGTGCGCTGCGCGATCTTGTCCGCGATCATCGCCGGCGTCGGATGCAGCCGCATCTGTTCGTCCACCGCCACCTTTACCGCAGCGCGCTGTTCGGTATCGAGCGCGTGGCCCTCCGTCGCCATCACCGCGGCGACGCGCCCCTGCTGCAGCTGCTGCGCCTGCTCGCGCGTCCAGTATCCGTCGCTCGCGCTCAGCCCCGCGATCAGCAGCAGCGCGGCGGCGATCAGCACGCGCGGTCGCGCGGTGCGAAAGGCGAGCAGGAACAGCCCGGTCACACCGTAATTCCACAGGATCTCGCCCGGCCACAGGAAGACCAGCCACAAGGCCGTGCCGAACCCCATCAGCGCCAGGCAGCGGCGGGTCCACACGTCGAGCGGCGCCGCGCCGCCGTCGGACCCCTCCGCGCGGCGCAGCATCAGCAGCATGCCCGCGCCGAACAGCAGCGTGAACAGGCCGCGCATCGCGCCCTGCACGAACAGCGTCTGCGCGCCCCACGTCATCCATTCGATGTTCCACGCCGCGGGGAAATGCCGGATCGGAAATTCGGTGATGCCGCCCATCGAATAGATGTTCATGAGCAGGATGCCGCAGATCGCGACCCCGCGCAGCACGTCGAGCGTATGGATGCGATCCGCCCCGGCGGCCGTCCCCGTCACCGGGCGCGGCGCGGACGGCGTCGATGCGGTCACCGGCGGCAGGGCGGGGAGCGCGTGGTAATCGGCACGTGGCGGCACGTGATGGATCCTCGACGACATGGCCCCCCGGCGATCGTCATGTGCGCCGCTGACCCCGGTCGGACAACGTTTAAATCCCCGGGTCACTGTATCGATTCGGGAAGCGGCTTACCGCGCCGGCGATCCGTGCATCGCGCCGTATTGTTCAGTTGCGGGCCAGCCGGCCTTGTGTATCCTTCTTTACGTGGGGTGGGCTCTGTGGGCCAGATTCGGCGCGATCGCAGCGCTGGCCGGAAGCGTTCCGGCGGCGGCGCAGCAATTCGCCCCGACGCCGCCGATGCCGGCGACGATCACCGAAGCCGCCGCGCTGGCGCAGGACGGCGCCGCGGTCGCCAATCACATCGGCGTTCCCGAGGACGAGGCCGCGCAGCAGCTGCGCCTGCAGCAGGATAGCGTCGCCACCACCGATGCGCTCGCGACCCGCTTTGCCGGGCGGCTGGCGGGAATAGCGCTGCGGCATCGACCGTCGTTCGGTATCGTCGTGCGCCTGACCGGTGACGAGCCCGTCGCCGACGAAAGCGCGATGATCGATGGTGCGGCGGTGCCCGTCGTCTTCGTCACCGGCGCCGCCGCGCGCCATGTCGAACTGGTGCAGGCGATCACCGCCTATCAGGCGGCGATCCGCGCCAGCCTGTTGATCCCGCCGGGGCTCGGCGTCGACCAGCGCACCGGCGAACTGGTCGCGGTCGTGTCCACCCGCGATGTCGCACGCTAGGGCGCGGACAGCCTGCGCGACCGACTCGCCGCGTTGACCCACGTGCCTGTGCGGCTACGCGTCGTCGACCAGCCGACGCTCGACATGGGCGGCATGATCGCGGGCGGATCGCGCGTCGTCGGCAGCGTGGCGGGCGATCCGCATCTGTATATGTGCACCGCGGGCTTCGTCGTCGGCGACGGGATGCGCACGGGCCTCGCCACCGCGGCGCATTGCCCCGACACGCTCAGCACGCGCGACGCCGATGGCGTCGAGACCGCCTTGCCCTTCGTCGGGCAATGGGGCTGGGGCAACCAGGACGTGCAGATCAACGCCAGCCCGGTGGCGCTCGCGCCCGTCTTCTTCGCGGACAGCGCACGCACGATCAGCCGCCCGGTCACCGCCGCGCGCCCGCGGGCCGGCATGCGCGCGGGCGACGTCGTGTGCCACCGCGGCGAGCGAACGGGGTATAGCTGCGCCGAGGTCGAACTCACCGACTTCGCGCCGGCGGGCGATCTGTGCGGCGGCGCGTGCCTGCCGACCTGGACGACGGTCGCCGGCCCGACGTGCAAGGGCGGCGACAGCGGCAGCCCGGTGTTCCTGGGGACCACCGCCTACGGCATCCTGAAGGGCGGCAGCTATCGCGCGAACGGCAGCTGCGCTTTCTATTTCTATATGTCGACGGACTATCTGCCGACCGGCTGGCACCTGCTGACCGCAGCGCAGGATACGGCGGCCGTCACGGGGGCGGACGACCCGGCGATCCCGGCGCCCTAAGGCGCAGAGCCGCGCGGCCTAGCTGCGCACCAGGGCGATGCCGAGGAACAGCATGCCGGCCATCGCGACGCCGAGGCACAGGATCGCGACGAGGATCACGCGGCGAACGGTCGGGCGGTCATCCATGGCGATCCTGCCCGGCAAATATGGATAGTGGGGGTTGTGGTGCCCGGGGACGGATTCGAACCGCCGACACTGCGATTTTCAGTCGCATGCTCTACCAACTGAGCTACCCGGGCTTGCCGAACCGCGTTCGGAAGCGCGGCCTTTAGTGGGCGGTTTCGCCGCTGTCCAGTCCGTCCCCGGCATTTTCCCGCACCGGAATGCGATAACCCTCGCCCAGCCATTGCAGCAGGTCGCGATCCTTGCACCCGCGCGAGCAGAAGGGCGCGAAGGCGGGGTCGGCGGGCTTGTCGCAGATGGGGCAGGTGGCGGGCATCAGGCACGGTCCAGTTCGGGGGCAAAGCCGGTGCGGCGGGAAAGCGCCGCGATCCATTCGGGTTCCGCCATCAGCCGGTCGTGGATGGCGGCGGCCAGGCGATGGCGGCGAGGGCCGCCGACGGGTTCGCGCTCCAGCCGGCGCAATGTGGCGCGCGCCGCCGCGCCGACCGGATCGGCGCGCAGGATTTCGGGCAGCGAGGGGCGCGGCCGTGGCCGTACGATCTGCAGAAAGCCGAAACCGTTGACCGCGGTGCGCTCGAACGGTTGCGGCAAGGCGGCGTCGATCGCATCCGCCACCGCCTGCCGCGCCGCCTTGCCCGACAAGGTGGGAAAATCGATGCCGATCGACCCGCCGATGCCATGGCGGCGGATCGCCTGCGCCACCGCGGTCGCCGCGGCGGTCGCCAGCGGCTCGAGCGGCGGCGGGCCATCGACGTCGAACAAGGTCATCGCCGGGGTGGGCGACAGGCGCAAATTGCCGAGTGCGAAGGCGATCTCGCCGCCCGTCGCTTCCTCCAGCACCTCGGACCATCCCGCCGCCTCCAGCGCATCGGGTTCGTGTGCGTGTAGGGTGCGAACCGGGATGCCAGTGGCGGCGAGCCGGGCGTGCAGGTCGGGGCCTTCCGCGGGATCGGCATCGGTCGCGATGGCGCGCGGGGGCTTGGGGCGGCCGGCCTCGGGGATCGCCTCGCGCACGATCTCGACGCTCAGCGACGCGCCCTGCGTAACGCCCGCGGGAACGCGCGCGATCACCGCCTCGCGTCCGCCGATGTCGAGCCGCCCCGCTTTGCCGGGCAGCGCCTCGACCAGCTTCGCGCGCACGACCGCGCCGAGGCGAAGGGGATCGGGCAGGGCGACAATCGCCTCGACGATCCGGCCGTCGATGACGAGAGCGGCGCGATCCTCGCCGATACCGGCCTCGTGCAGCCAGCCGGCGGCGGGGTCAGCCAAGTGCGACGCCGGCGGCGAGCAGCAGCGCGCGCGTCTCGAACAGCGGCAGGCCGATCACGCCGGAATGGCTGCCCTGCAGGAAGCGGACGAACGCCTCCGCGCGACCCTGGATGGCATAGCCGCCCGCCTTGCCCAGTCCTTCGCCGCTGGCGACATAGGCGTCGATCTCGGCGGCGGACAAGGGCTTGAACGCGACGATCGTGTCGGCGAGCCGCGTGCGCACCGTCCCCGCCGCATCGACGACGCAGATCGCGGACAGCGCATGGTGGCGGCGGCCCGAAAGCAGGCGAAGCAGGGCGCGCTGGATTGCCTCGTCCTCTGCGGGCGGCAGGATGCGCCGGCCGAGCGCGATGGTCGTGTCGCCGGCGATCACCACCTCGCCGGGCGCGCGCGCCACCGCTGCGGCCTTTTCGACCGCAAGGCGCAGCGCGTAGGCGCGGGGCAGTTCGCGCAGGCGCGGGCTTTCGTCGATCGCGGGCGCGGCGATGCGCGCAGGCACGACGCCGATCCGCGCGAGCAGATCGCGTCGGCGCGGCGAGGAGGAGGCGAGGACCAGCGTCGGCGGCGACGCAGGGCCCGGTTGCGGCGCGCTCACGAGCGGCGCCCGCGAACATGCGCCGGCATGACCTGGATCAGGACGGGCCGGGGCCGCCGCGGCCGGGCATGAAGCGATAGGTGATGCGACCCTTGGTCAGGTCGTAGGGGGTCAGTTCGACCAGCACCTCGTCGCCGACCAGCACGCGGATGCGGTTCTTGCGCATCTTGCCGGCGGTGTGACCCAGAATCTCGTGATCGTTTTCCAGCTGGACGCGGAACATCGCGTTGGGGAGCAATTCCACCACGCGACCGCGCATCTCAAGCAGTTCTTCCTTGGCCAAACAAAACCTCTGTCGAAAATGTACGGGGGCGCCCTTAGCGCGAAGGGCGCAAAAAGGGAAGGCGGGGGGCGACCCATCGGCCGTGCGCCACGGGTCAGCGCCTTTGTCCACCCTCCAAGCGATATGGGGCGAGCGGTTTCGCGCCGCAAGCGTCAGTCGAGCATCTCGCGGATGCGATGGCACAGCATGTCGATCTCGAACGGCTTGGAAATCAGGGCCATGCCCTCGTCGAGGAAGTCGCCCAGCACCATCGCCTGTTCGGCATAGCCGCTGACGAACAGCACCTTCAGTCCCGGTCGCCTGGCCCGGACCAGGTCGGCGAGGTCGCGTCCGTTGATGCCTGGCAGGCCGACGTCGGTGATGAGCAGGTCGACGCGCGCCATCGCGTCCAGCCGGGCCAGCGCCTCACGCCCGTCGGCGGCCTGCGCGACGGTATAGCCGAGATCGCCGAGCAAGTCCGACACCAGCATGCGCACCGCCGGATCGTCCTCGACCAGCAACACGCATTCGCCCGGTTGCGCCGCCCGTCGCGGCGCGCCGGCGGGCGCCGCCGCCGTCACGGCGACGAGCGCGCGCGGCAGCAGCAGTTCGATCGTCGTGCCGCATCCGGGCTGAGTTTCGATGCGGACATGACCACCGGTCTGGCGCACGAAGCCGTAGATCATCGACAGGCCAAGGCCGGTGCCGACGCCGATCGGCTTGGTGGTGAAGAAGGGGTCGAACGCGCGCGAGACGACGTCGGGCGCCATGCCGGTGCCTGTATCGACCATTGCGATCCGCGCATAGTCGCCGGGTTCCAGACCATCGTCTCCGCCCGGCGCGATCGTCCTGTTGCCGGTCACGATCGACAACCGGCCGCCGCCGGGCATCGCGTCGCGCGCGTTGATCGCGAGGTTGAGCAGCGCGCTTTCCAGCTGGTTGTGATCAGTAAGCGCAGGCCACGCATCGTCCGCCAGCGCGAATTCGAGCGAGACATTCTCGCCCACCGTGCGCAGCAGCAGCTCCTTCATGCCGATCGCCAGCGCATTGACGTCGGTCGCACGTACGTCGAGCGGCTGGCGGCGGGAAAAGGCGAGCAGGCGCTGTGTCAGCCCCGCCGCACGCTGCGCCGAGGTGGTGGCGGCGTCGATGTAGCGTGCGACGCGCGCATCGCTAGGATCACCCAGCCGGCGGGCGAGCAGGTCGAGGCTGCCGATGATGCCGGTCAACATATTGTTGAAATCGTGCGCGATCCCGCCGGTGAGCTGGCCGACCGCCTCCATCTTCTGTGCCTGGCGCAGCTGCGCCTCCGTCTCGCGCAGCCGCGCTTCCGCCGCCTTGGCATCGGTGACGTGGCGGCCGATCGCG
This portion of the Sphingomonas sp. FARSPH genome encodes:
- a CDS encoding response regulator, encoding MIDTPPDPAPADDPVLPPELGFLHGGGRATRLILTRDWRDHPLGEPAGWPIGLKNALGLVLNSPESMILSWGRDALHFFFNETYCPLLGPRVEWAMGAPFTEVWADAWDQAKPIIDDAFAGRSMRFTDLPWKLDTDRGAADTWWSFSYSRILDDRGEIAGLFIFTNETTARVLADRALAESQAALTALNETLERQVEERTAERDRMWNTSPDLMVVLSPDGIYRRINPAWQTVLGYAPEDVVGLYATDLTHADDLAATQAAFETAQAGTLPSFENRFRHKDGGYRWIQWVAAPGPDEVFAIGRHVTDAKAAEARLRETEAQLRQAQKMEAVGQLTGGIAHDFNNMLTGIIGSLDLLARRLGDPSDARVARYIDAATTSAQRAAGLTQRLLAFSRRQPLDVRATDVNALAIGMKELLLRTVGENVSLEFALADDAWPALTDHNQLESALLNLAINARDAMPGGGRLSIVTGNRTIAPGGDDGLEPGDYARIAMVDTGTGMAPDVVSRAFDPFFTTKPIGVGTGLGLSMIYGFVRQTGGHVRIETQPGCGTTIELLLPRALVAVTAAAPAGAPRRAAQPGECVLLVEDDPAVRMLVSDLLGDLGYTVAQAADGREALARLDAMARVDLLITDVGLPGINGRDLADLVRARRPGLKVLFVSGYAEQAMVLGDFLDEGMALISKPFEIDMLCHRIREMLD